The stretch of DNA ACTTATCTGCTACAACAGTATTTATATCTAGGAAAAATAAGACACACTAACACTACAGGAATCTGTTTCCTTTCCCAGGAGACGTTCACTCGGTGGATTTACTCTTCAACTTGGATCGTGTTACTGCTCTGGAGCACTTACTCAAGTCTGTCTTGCTCTATTCCTTTGACACATCTGTTCCCATTTCCTCTTCCATTACCTGCATATGCCATTTATCCCTTAAGGAACGTGATTTTTCCAGCCAAGTTTGTCCCAGCATTTCCCACTCTCTAGCCTTTAGCCTGCACTTTGACGTTAGGAAACGCAAATGGGTGGAGATGGATGTGACTTCTTTCCTCCAGCCTCTGATTGCTGCCAACAGGAGGAACGTGCACATGGCTCTGAACTTCACTTGTCAGACGGGTGACCCACAACGGAGCACGGAACTGGAAAACGCTGTTAACGTGACACTGGTTCCCCCTTCCCTTCTGCTGTATTTGAACGACACCAGCGAGCAAGCTTATCACCGGGGGAGCTCACTCGGGCAcgggaggaaaagcagcagcccGCTCGCGGATCCTCCAAAGGGTGACAAAGGACAGGGCAACCCCCGGGGCAAAAGGGCTTCTCGGCGGCGGAGGAACGAGAACCCGAAAGCGGCCCCAGCCGCTTCACCTCACAGCCTGAGAGAATACCCGGAGCAGTTTGTGCTCCCCCAGCACGAGTGCGAGCTGCACAGCTTCCGCCTGAGCTTCAGCCAGCTGCGCTGGGACCGCTGGATCATCGCCCCGCACCGCTACAGCCCGCAGTTCTGCCGCGGGGACTGTCCCCGCGCCCTGGGCCAGCGCTACGGCTCCCCGGTGCACGCCATGGTGCAGACGCTCATCTACGAGCGCCTGGACCCGGCCGTGCCGCGGCCGTCGTGCGTGCCGGCCGCCTACAGCCCGCTCAGCGTGCTCACCGTGGAGCCCGACGGCTCCATCGCCTACAAGGAGTACGAGGACATGATCGCCACCGGCTGCACCTGCCGGTAGCGGGGCTGCGCTCTcaaacacagcttttatttctgcatcCTCGAGAGATGCTGCTACAACCGACTGAGCGGCGCTGCTGCAGCTCCGGGAGCTGGGATTTAGCACGGAGTTGGCAGAAGGGGTTCACATCAGAGCACTGATTTTTGTACTCACTCAGCCTTTCTGGGATGTGCAATTAAATGTAAATAGTGTCTTTTTATGGGGagaattttgcatttaaaattggGGAAAGGATTTCAACTACTAAATGTCTATTTTTAAGCTGCTTTgttacagatttaaaaaaaaaaaagagaagagaaataaatggCTGTCACATATACCTTGACATGCAGTGCCTGCTACTCTGCCTCTTCAGAAACCTTGTGTGTGGTAACTCCAGCAATTACTAGGAAGAGAAGAAAGTATTTATTGTTagaattatttcttctgttttcctctttctctcccacATTCCAGCTCTTCCAAGCAGGATCACAAAACCCTTTCTCACAGTTCTATAAAGAATTACCAggttgttttttgcttttctgctgttGCACTCCTTGGGCTTTCACAGCTAAAAGAAGGGTAAGAATTtaagggcagggctgggtaaTTTGTGAACACTTAATTCAAATTCAAGGCACTATTTTGGTAACAATTGGCATCAGGTAAGGCAGCTGTCTATGGGGTGAGGGCAGAGGATTGTCCACTGGAGCCACACTGCCACTTGCTTCTGAGGTAGGAAGGATTGTTTAAAGAGCTTAATCCCCAAAAATGGCTTGTAAAAGCCTTTAATGTGTTGATGTAAATGCTGTTCAATGGGTTTAATATTCTGAAATGTGGGGCCACCactttgtttcctttcacaATGAAACTGTAGGTAACAAGTGCTTCAACTCTAGATGCTTTCACACACAAATTTTTACTGTAATTGATTtattatgatttattttctcctgctgcacttGGGGTTCATACACAAAACCTCTCAGCTTTAGTGgggatttttcttgtttgttaaTTAaaggctgtggagcagcactATCTCGTAAAACTTGTTCAGAACATCCTTTAA from Prinia subflava isolate CZ2003 ecotype Zambia chromosome 16, Cam_Psub_1.2, whole genome shotgun sequence encodes:
- the GDF9 gene encoding growth/differentiation factor 9 isoform X1, producing the protein MESTWRVCVCLYCCLPWLSAGTQGSPSPRGRGGSEDAPGFLAAPEDAASELSAVLRLPQGGEPAQALLPPLLKVLRDRGPRGWHSEAPRLRPDSRALRYMKRLYRMSATREGIPRARRGRLYNTVRLFAPCWECERRRGGSGTGDVHSVDLLFNLDRVTALEHLLKSVLLYSFDTSVPISSSITCICHLSLKERDFSSQVCPSISHSLAFSLHFDVRKRKWVEMDVTSFLQPLIAANRRNVHMALNFTCQTGDPQRSTELENAVNVTLVPPSLLLYLNDTSEQAYHRGSSLGHGRKSSSPLADPPKGDKGQGNPRGKRASRRRRNENPKAAPAASPHSLREYPEQFVLPQHECELHSFRLSFSQLRWDRWIIAPHRYSPQFCRGDCPRALGQRYGSPVHAMVQTLIYERLDPAVPRPSCVPAAYSPLSVLTVEPDGSIAYKEYEDMIATGCTCR
- the GDF9 gene encoding growth/differentiation factor 9 isoform X2, with translation MESTWRVCVCLYCCLPWLSAGTQGSPSPRGRGGSEDAPGFLAAPEDAASELSAVLRLPQGGEPAQALLPPLLKVLRDRGPRGWHSEAPRLRPDSRALRYMKRLYRMSATREGIPRARRGRLYNTVRLFAPCWECERRRGGSGTDVHSVDLLFNLDRVTALEHLLKSVLLYSFDTSVPISSSITCICHLSLKERDFSSQVCPSISHSLAFSLHFDVRKRKWVEMDVTSFLQPLIAANRRNVHMALNFTCQTGDPQRSTELENAVNVTLVPPSLLLYLNDTSEQAYHRGSSLGHGRKSSSPLADPPKGDKGQGNPRGKRASRRRRNENPKAAPAASPHSLREYPEQFVLPQHECELHSFRLSFSQLRWDRWIIAPHRYSPQFCRGDCPRALGQRYGSPVHAMVQTLIYERLDPAVPRPSCVPAAYSPLSVLTVEPDGSIAYKEYEDMIATGCTCR